A segment of the Acidobacteriota bacterium genome:
GCGAGGCCGACGGCTGCGGTCAAACCGGCGCAGCCCGCGCCGATGACGACCACGTCGTGCCGCGTCGTCGCGGTCACCGCCGTCCCGCCATCACCCGCGCCCAGGTCGACACGGCAATCAGCGCCCGGCGCGGGCGGGGCACCCGCACGGTCTCCGAAAAGACGTCGAAGTGCCTGGCTTCGATGCGGTCGAGGATGGCGCGGTAGATGGCGCCCATGATCTCGGCGGCCACGAGTCGGCGGGCGTCGGCGCGCGGCAGGGCGGCCCGCGCCTCGGCGTAGAAGCGGCGCGCCCGCGCGGCCTGGTGGGCGAGCAGGCCGACGACAGGGGCCGTGGTCCGGCCGTCGCGCAGGTCCTGTTCGGTGCAGCCGAAGCGCGAGAGCTCCTCGATGGGGATGTACAGCCGGTTGCGCGCCAGGTCGACCGGCACGTCGCGCAGGATGTTGGTGAGCTGCAGGGCCAGCCCCAGGCGCTCGGCGTAGGTGCCGGCTTCGGCCGTCCGCGCGCCGAAGATGGCGACCGAGATCAGCCCCACCGTCGAGGCCACGCGGTAACAGTACTCCCGCAGGTCGTCGAACGTCGGGTAACGACGCGGCGTGACGTCCATGGCCACGCCGTCGATGAGGTCGTCGAACGGCCGCCGTGGCAAGCCGAACTGCCCGACGAGGGGCTCGAGCGCCCGCCCCTGGGGTGAGTGCGGCTGGCCGCCCGCGAAGCACGCCTCGACCTCGCGGCGCCAGAACGACAGGGCGCTCTCGACATCCGGCCCGCCCGACGCAGGCGCCTCGTCGACGGCGTCGTCCACGGCTCGGCAGAAATCCCAGACGGCGACGATCGCCCGCCGCCGGCGTGGCGGAAGCACGAGGAACGAGTAGTAGAAGTTCGTGTCGCGAGACATGGCCACCGAGGCGCTCGAAGACGTGAGTCTATAATCGTTACGTGAAAATCTACACTCGGACCGGCGACAGGGGCGAAACCGGTCTCTTCGACGGCACGCGTGTCTCGAAGGCCGATCTGCGCGTCGACGCCTACGGCGAGGTCGACGAGCTGAACGCTGCACTCGGCATGGTGCGGGCGGCGGGGGTCGATGAGGAGATCGATGGTCTGATTGCAGGCCTGCAGCGCGATCTGCACGCCCTGGGTGCTCGCCTCGCCGATCCGGAGCACCGCATCGCGTCACGGGTCGAGAAGGCCGCACTCGGCGAGCAGGCCGTCGCGCGACTCGAAGCGACGATCGACCGGCTCGAGACGGATCTGCCGCCGCTCAGGCGGTTCATCCTGGCCGGCGGCAGTCAGGCCGGCGCCGCGCTGCACCTCGCGCGAACGATCTGCCGGCGCGCCGAGCGCCGCATCGTCGGTCTCGGGCCGGAGGCCGTCGACGCGGACGTGATCACCTACGTGAACCGCCTGTCCGACCTGCTCTTCGTGCTGGCCCGGACGGTCAACCACCGCGCCGGGCTCCCGGAGACCGAGTGGTAGTCGAGACGCTTCCTGCTGCGGTGCGCGGTGCCTACGCGCACTGCGAGCGTCTGGCGCGCACCCATTACGAGAACTTTCCCGTGGCGTCGCGGCTGCTGCCCGCGGCGATGCGACCGCACGTGGCGGCCGTGTACGCGTTCGCCAGGACAGCGGACGACTTCGCCGACGAGGGCGACCATCCCCCCGAGCAGCGGCTGCGGCAGCTCGATGACTGGCGCGAGCGCCTGTGGCGTGCCGGTTCGGGCGAGGTCGCTGACGACGACCACGCACCGGTCTTCGCGGCCCTGGCCCACACGATCGCGACGCACCATCTGCCCGTCACGCTCTTCGAGGACCTGCTCTCGGCCTTCTCGCAGGATGTGACCACGACGCGCTATCGGACGTGGACGGACCTCATGGACTATTGCCGGCGATCGGCCAATCCAGTGGGCCGGCTCGTGCTGCGCATCGCCGGGTACGACCGCGAGGATCTCGATCTCTCGTCCGACAGCCTCTGCACGGGGCTGCAACTGGCCAACTTCTGGCAGGACTTCGCGCGCGACTGGCAGATTGGCCGATTGTACGTGCCCGCCGAGATCTCGGAGCGCTTCGACGCCCGGGAGGCCGACCTCGACCCCGAAGCGCTGACCCCGGAGTGGCGTTGCGCGATCGAGCAGGCGGCCGAACGCACGCGACCACTCTTCGCCGAAGGCCGCCACGTCTGCGACGAGGTCTCGGGCCGGCTCCGCTTCGAGCTTCGGCTCACCTGGCTCGGCGGCACGACGATTCTCGACAAGCTCGCCGCCACGGGCTTCGAGCCCCACCACCGTCGGCCGACACTCGGCTGGACCGACGCGCCCCGCCTGCTATGGCAGGCCTGGCGCTGGCCACCCGCCTGAACGTCGGCCAGATCGATGCCTCCCCTGCCACCGACGCCGCGCGCGAAGCGCCACGGCCCACGGCCCGTCGAGGCGCCCCCTGCGGCCCGGCGCCGGTTTCGCACGAAGTTGCTCGCCTGGTACCGCGCCAATGGTCGCGATCTCCCCTGGCGCAGGACGACCGACCCGTATCACGTGCTCGTCTCGGAGGTCATGCTCCAGCAGACCCAGGTCGATCGCGTGCTGCCCAAATACGTCGAGTGGCTCGACAAGTACCCCACGCTCGAGGCCCTTGCGTCGGCGCACGACGAGGAGGTCGTCCGCACGTGGTACCCGCTCGGTTACAACATCAGACCGAGACGGCTGCAATCGATCGCGCGCGAGGCGGTCGCGAGGTTCGATGGCCGGCTGCCCGGCGAGGAGGGCACACTGCTCTCGTTCAAGGGGATCGGCGCCTACACGGCGGGCGCGGTGCTCAGCTTCGCGTTCGGCAAGCGCGCGGCGATCCTCGACACGAACGTCGCGCGCGTCCTCTTCCGCGTCTTCGTCGGCAGGGGCGAGCCGCGCAGCTCGGCGATGCAGCGGCAGTTGTGGGACCTGTCGAGACGGCTGCTGCCCCGGCGCGACGTCTACGACTTCAACCAGGCGCTCATGGACTTCGGCGCGACGCAGTGTCCCGCGCGGAAGCCGAAGTGCCTCATCTGCCCGATGCAGCGCTTCTGCGCCGCCTTCCCGTTCAACCCGGAGAACGAGCGCCCGGCGGCGA
Coding sequences within it:
- the hpnD gene encoding presqualene diphosphate synthase HpnD; translated protein: MSRDTNFYYSFLVLPPRRRRAIVAVWDFCRAVDDAVDEAPASGGPDVESALSFWRREVEACFAGGQPHSPQGRALEPLVGQFGLPRRPFDDLIDGVAMDVTPRRYPTFDDLREYCYRVASTVGLISVAIFGARTAEAGTYAERLGLALQLTNILRDVPVDLARNRLYIPIEELSRFGCTEQDLRDGRTTAPVVGLLAHQAARARRFYAEARAALPRADARRLVAAEIMGAIYRAILDRIEARHFDVFSETVRVPRPRRALIAVSTWARVMAGRR
- a CDS encoding cob(I)yrinic acid a,c-diamide adenosyltransferase, which produces MKIYTRTGDRGETGLFDGTRVSKADLRVDAYGEVDELNAALGMVRAAGVDEEIDGLIAGLQRDLHALGARLADPEHRIASRVEKAALGEQAVARLEATIDRLETDLPPLRRFILAGGSQAGAALHLARTICRRAERRIVGLGPEAVDADVITYVNRLSDLLFVLARTVNHRAGLPETEW
- the hpnC gene encoding squalene synthase HpnC — protein: MVVETLPAAVRGAYAHCERLARTHYENFPVASRLLPAAMRPHVAAVYAFARTADDFADEGDHPPEQRLRQLDDWRERLWRAGSGEVADDDHAPVFAALAHTIATHHLPVTLFEDLLSAFSQDVTTTRYRTWTDLMDYCRRSANPVGRLVLRIAGYDREDLDLSSDSLCTGLQLANFWQDFARDWQIGRLYVPAEISERFDAREADLDPEALTPEWRCAIEQAAERTRPLFAEGRHVCDEVSGRLRFELRLTWLGGTTILDKLAATGFEPHHRRPTLGWTDAPRLLWQAWRWPPA
- a CDS encoding A/G-specific adenine glycosylase is translated as MPPLPPTPRAKRHGPRPVEAPPAARRRFRTKLLAWYRANGRDLPWRRTTDPYHVLVSEVMLQQTQVDRVLPKYVEWLDKYPTLEALASAHDEEVVRTWYPLGYNIRPRRLQSIAREAVARFDGRLPGEEGTLLSFKGIGAYTAGAVLSFAFGKRAAILDTNVARVLFRVFVGRGEPRSSAMQRQLWDLSRRLLPRRDVYDFNQALMDFGATQCPARKPKCLICPMQRFCAAFPFNPENERPAARRSRDRARPDAHPSAGA